The genomic stretch CGTCGCCTCCTCGATCGCGGCGTCGATGTCACCGTCCACGTGGGAGCGTCCCCCGCCGACATGGAGCGGCTGGCCCGGGAGGCGGTGGCCGACGGGGTCGACGCGGTGGTGGCCTGCGGCGGCGACGGCACCGTCAACCTGGTGCTGCAGGCGGTCGCGGGCACGCAGACCCCGCTGGGCATGGTCCCCGTCGGCACCGGGGACGACAACGCCCGCACCATGGGCATCCCGCTGGAGGACCCTGCCGCGGCGGCCGACGTGGTCGCCGACGGGTTCGTCCGCACGGTGGACGCCGCGACCGTCGAGTCCGCCGACGGCACCCGGCGCTGGTTCGTCGGGGTGCTCAGCAGCGGCTTCGACTCCAACGTCAACGAGCGCGCGAACCGCATCTCCTGGCCCAAGGGCCAGGCCCGCTACATGGTGTCCATCCTGGGCGAGCTGCGGACGTTCCGGCCGGTGGACTACCGGGTCGTGCTCGACGACGAGGAGTTCGTCGGGCGCGGCATGCTGGTGTCGGTCGGCAACGGCATCAGCTACGGCGGCGGGATGAAGGTGTGCCCGGGCGCCGTCGTGGACGACGGGCTGCTGGACCTCACCTGGCTGCACGAGGTC from Candidatus Nanopelagicales bacterium encodes the following:
- a CDS encoding diacylglycerol kinase, which encodes MSARVALLVNPTSGRGRGGRLAPVAARRLLDRGVDVTVHVGASPADMERLAREAVADGVDAVVACGGDGTVNLVLQAVAGTQTPLGMVPVGTGDDNARTMGIPLEDPAAAADVVADGFVRTVDAATVESADGTRRWFVGVLSSGFDSNVNERANRISWPKGQARYMVSILGELRTFRPVDYRVVLDDEEFVGRGMLVSVGNGISYGGGMKVCPGAVVDDGLLDLTWLHEVGKGTFLKVFPSVFKGTHVDHPSVTTHRGRRVRIEADGQIAYADGERIGPLPIEVEVHPGALRVLVPRPTS